One region of Desulfatiglans anilini DSM 4660 genomic DNA includes:
- a CDS encoding sensor histidine kinase: MPYQPGHPNGQNHHYASLRRILLTSSIIGPLIPFVLVLIIGYTYFKNAQETSTVLHMKRIAFDHGQMIDSFLRERKADLTCIADIHAFDSLRRPEFLQATLTLLQKTSNAFLDLGVFDQDGLHVAYVGPYQLTGRNYSDADWFKAVLKNGFYISDVFLGYRRIPHFIIALTREEAGRNWVLRATIDTDLFNQLVKQVKIGETGEAYLLNAQGLFQTERRGESQLMEKDPETLIYPSPESGVRTFVEKDAAGLPYLFATTWLTEKKWLLVVRQEKRDAFAALRKASILILITTLLGGAVILVSAFILTNRIIRRMEEMDAEREQLGEQLVRAARLAELGEMAAGFAHEINNPLQIIKAEKSLIDNIMADMKEKGTLTPSEDLDEIEDSMRQINTQIDRCAEITQAILKFGRKSEPVIRDVDLRRFIPEILAMVSKKAAVHGISVQEQIHADTPPIHGDPAQLQQVLLNLLNNAIDAVLARHGTEGGELVVGTEPSEGGLVKLFVKDNGCGIRPENLKKIFSPFFTTKPVGKGTGLGLAVCYGIVDRMGGAMEVNSAEGMGTVFTLRLPAAS, from the coding sequence ATGCCATATCAGCCGGGACACCCAAACGGCCAAAACCATCACTACGCCAGTCTCAGAAGGATCCTCCTGACCAGTTCCATCATCGGGCCTCTGATCCCTTTCGTCCTCGTCCTGATCATCGGATACACCTATTTCAAGAACGCCCAGGAGACGAGCACCGTCCTGCACATGAAGCGGATCGCGTTCGACCACGGGCAGATGATCGATTCTTTCCTTCGGGAACGTAAGGCCGACCTGACCTGTATCGCGGACATCCACGCATTCGACTCGCTTCGCCGTCCCGAGTTCCTTCAGGCCACCCTCACGCTGCTGCAAAAGACCTCCAATGCCTTTCTGGATCTGGGTGTCTTCGATCAGGACGGACTGCACGTGGCCTATGTAGGCCCCTATCAACTGACAGGACGAAACTACAGCGATGCCGACTGGTTCAAGGCCGTTCTCAAGAACGGCTTCTACATCAGCGATGTCTTTCTGGGGTACCGGCGCATCCCCCACTTCATCATCGCCCTGACCCGCGAAGAAGCAGGACGCAACTGGGTCCTGAGGGCGACAATCGACACGGATCTCTTCAACCAGCTGGTCAAGCAGGTGAAAATCGGCGAAACGGGGGAGGCCTACCTCCTCAATGCGCAGGGCTTGTTTCAGACCGAACGGCGTGGCGAAAGCCAGCTCATGGAAAAAGACCCCGAAACGCTGATCTACCCCTCCCCGGAAAGCGGGGTGCGGACCTTCGTCGAAAAGGACGCCGCCGGGCTCCCCTACCTGTTCGCGACCACCTGGCTGACGGAGAAGAAGTGGCTCCTCGTCGTGCGCCAGGAAAAGCGCGACGCCTTCGCGGCCCTGCGCAAGGCGAGTATCCTGATCCTGATCACGACGTTGCTGGGCGGCGCGGTCATCCTTGTTTCGGCCTTCATTCTGACCAATCGGATCATCCGCCGCATGGAAGAGATGGACGCAGAGAGGGAGCAACTGGGCGAGCAACTGGTGCGCGCTGCGCGGCTGGCGGAACTGGGGGAGATGGCCGCCGGCTTCGCCCACGAAATCAACAACCCGCTCCAGATCATCAAGGCCGAAAAATCGCTGATCGACAACATCATGGCCGATATGAAGGAAAAGGGCACGCTGACGCCCTCGGAAGACCTCGATGAAATCGAGGATTCCATGCGCCAGATCAACACCCAGATCGACCGCTGCGCCGAGATCACGCAGGCCATCCTGAAATTCGGCCGCAAGAGCGAACCGGTCATCCGGGATGTCGATCTGCGGAGATTCATCCCGGAAATCCTGGCGATGGTCTCCAAGAAGGCAGCCGTACACGGAATCAGCGTCCAGGAGCAGATCCACGCCGACACCCCTCCGATCCACGGGGATCCGGCCCAGCTGCAGCAGGTGCTGTTGAACCTCCTGAACAACGCCATCGATGCGGTGCTTGCCCGCCACGGGACCGAAGGAGGGGAGCTGGTCGTCGGCACGGAGCCCTCGGAGGGCGGGCTGGTCAAACTGTTCGTCAAGGACAACGGCTGCGGCATCAGACCCGAGAATTTGAAGAAGATCTTCAGCCCCTTTTTCACCACCAAACCGGTCGGGAAAGGCACCGGTCTGGGGCTCGCGGTCTGCTACGGCATCGTAGACCGCATGGGGGGGGCGATGGAGGTCAACAGCGCGGAGGGGATGGGCACCGTTTTCACCCTCCGTCTGCCTGCAGCCTCGTAG
- a CDS encoding SLC13 family permease — translation MTDKREKPSGYDKYINWKLFIFPLGILVLLLAMPTPKSMLDVGVEYAFGPKYVQEFFAGELFGEQTEELQQWQILMVRMMEASLQKSAYGHAAFLKRNQKWCKENDITCTKSHLEQVMSFAEQLPPERFRSLMDRAYTLRADELTFDRLTEKEQAQALRAGYHVKAAVAIVAFVVLCFVTEAMPLPMVAFSIGIIAMITGIVNRKTVASFYWSDATWFIMGSLMFATAFVKTGVDKRIAMMMFGKLKNPDIKWVTLIIVMIIAPLTMFMSDHALAAMFLPIGILIYTTSASAAGKEDPELAKMLMITIAMACNLGGSLAPSGAARNIIMMSYAEDMFGLSMGFGQWCIYCIPFLVFLIPVTWFVINWRFKPAISNLGEAFAVVKEQTARIGGGKWTRDQKLALIIFLAMLFCWITEKNLLLQWTGIRFGIGVLAVMGAIAYILSGVVNWRDYQTKVDWGVVWLYAGAIIFGKVLVDTGGAFWIARSLLALAEPLGVSQGLGLLLTGNLITALLTQIMADGPACAAVGPVTLAMAGIAHPGSAMIPFMAMGTAIASSFAYCLVIGTPPNAIVYASGYLTAKDYLRVGVILWVTNMLGLAIMASTYWNWMGWPGLKPF, via the coding sequence ATGACAGACAAAAGAGAAAAACCCTCAGGCTATGACAAGTATATCAACTGGAAGCTGTTCATCTTCCCGCTGGGCATCCTGGTGCTTCTGCTGGCGATGCCCACACCGAAAAGCATGCTCGATGTCGGAGTCGAGTACGCCTTCGGGCCGAAGTATGTCCAGGAATTTTTCGCCGGCGAGCTGTTCGGCGAACAGACCGAGGAACTCCAGCAGTGGCAGATCCTGATGGTCCGTATGATGGAGGCGAGTCTCCAGAAATCCGCCTACGGGCACGCAGCGTTTCTCAAGCGGAACCAAAAATGGTGCAAAGAAAACGACATAACCTGCACCAAATCCCATTTGGAGCAGGTTATGTCGTTTGCCGAGCAGCTGCCGCCGGAGCGTTTTCGTTCGCTGATGGATCGTGCCTACACCCTGCGCGCCGATGAATTGACCTTCGACCGGCTCACGGAAAAGGAGCAGGCACAGGCCCTCAGGGCCGGGTATCACGTCAAGGCGGCGGTGGCCATCGTCGCATTCGTGGTGCTCTGCTTCGTCACGGAGGCAATGCCGCTCCCCATGGTGGCCTTCTCCATCGGGATCATCGCCATGATCACCGGGATCGTCAACCGGAAGACCGTCGCCTCCTTCTACTGGTCGGACGCGACCTGGTTCATCATGGGCAGCCTCATGTTCGCCACCGCCTTCGTCAAAACCGGCGTCGACAAGCGGATCGCCATGATGATGTTCGGCAAGCTCAAGAACCCCGACATCAAATGGGTGACGCTCATCATTGTCATGATCATCGCCCCCTTGACGATGTTCATGTCGGATCACGCCCTGGCGGCCATGTTTCTGCCGATCGGCATCCTCATCTACACCACCTCCGCCTCGGCCGCGGGTAAGGAGGACCCCGAACTCGCCAAGATGCTGATGATCACCATCGCCATGGCCTGCAACCTCGGCGGCTCCCTGGCGCCCTCCGGTGCGGCGCGCAACATCATCATGATGAGTTATGCCGAAGACATGTTCGGCCTTTCGATGGGCTTCGGCCAGTGGTGCATCTACTGCATCCCGTTCCTCGTCTTCCTGATCCCTGTCACCTGGTTCGTCATCAACTGGCGCTTCAAGCCGGCCATATCGAACCTGGGCGAGGCCTTTGCGGTGGTGAAGGAGCAGACGGCCAGGATCGGAGGCGGCAAGTGGACTCGGGATCAGAAGCTGGCCCTGATCATCTTCCTCGCCATGCTTTTCTGCTGGATCACGGAGAAGAACCTGCTGCTGCAGTGGACCGGCATCCGCTTCGGAATCGGGGTGCTGGCGGTCATGGGGGCCATCGCCTACATCCTTTCGGGCGTGGTCAACTGGCGCGACTACCAGACCAAGGTCGACTGGGGCGTGGTCTGGCTCTACGCCGGGGCCATCATCTTCGGCAAGGTGCTGGTGGACACCGGCGGCGCCTTCTGGATCGCCCGGAGCCTGCTCGCCCTGGCCGAACCCCTGGGGGTCAGCCAGGGGCTGGGACTCCTCCTGACCGGCAACCTCATCACGGCCCTGCTCACCCAGATCATGGCCGACGGCCCCGCCTGCGCGGCGGTGGGCCCGGTGACCCTGGCCATGGCAGGCATCGCCCACCCAGGGAGCGCCATGATCCCCTTCATGGCCATGGGCACCGCGATCGCCTCCTCCTTCGCCTACTGCCTGGTGATCGGCACGCCGCCCAACGCGATCGTCTACGCCAGCGGCTACCTGACCGCAAAGGACTACCTGCGGGTGGGGGTCATCCTCTGGGTCACGAACATGCTCGGGCTGGCGATCATGGCTTCCACCTACTGGAACTGGATGGGATGGCCGGGTCTGAAGCCTTTCTAG
- a CDS encoding response regulator — translation METMKMMLVDDEERFLSTTQKLLTRKGYDVITAGSGAEALEKLRMENVHVVILDVKMPGMDGIATLKQIKNQFPMVEVIMLTGHATVDSAVEGLKSGATDYLMKPTDIDDLIAKAEDAFHNRQKIEGRIRVAQARSAMKSPRQILEGSE, via the coding sequence ATGGAAACCATGAAGATGATGCTGGTGGACGACGAGGAACGCTTCCTCTCCACCACCCAGAAATTGCTGACAAGAAAAGGGTATGACGTCATCACCGCCGGGAGCGGGGCCGAGGCCCTCGAGAAACTCAGGATGGAGAACGTTCACGTCGTCATTCTCGATGTCAAGATGCCCGGCATGGACGGGATCGCCACGCTCAAGCAGATCAAGAACCAGTTCCCGATGGTGGAGGTCATCATGCTGACGGGCCACGCAACGGTCGACAGCGCCGTCGAAGGGCTCAAATCCGGCGCCACCGACTACCTCATGAAACCGACCGACATCGATGACCTGATCGCCAAGGCGGAGGACGCCTTCCACAACCGGCAGAAGATCGAAGGAAGGATCCGGGTTGCGCAGGCAAGAAGCGCCATGAAATCCCCCCGGCAGATTCTGGAAGGGTCGGAGTGA